GCCAGTCCAATCCATTACTTTATCCCTTGTGCGATTGAGTGATCGAGTGAGGCTGAGCTGGCCTCAAAGCATGCCTTACATACCTTACCTCACTGCACATCCTTTTGCGGTGGGATGACACCTCCGAAAGCACGTTGCGgtgaaaaggaaaaaagggaaaggTGGACAAAGTACATTTGGTTTGCCCCAAAGTAACTACGGCCTCATGTTGTGGATGACGGCGGGCCTGCTGTACGCCTAGACCTGCGGCATCACACAGGGCGGTCGCTCCCAGAGAAAACTTGATATCGTTCATCCGTCCTTCTTGCGCGGCTGCCATCTGTGGTGGTCACCCTCCTGTTCATTCATTGAATTCCAGTAGGCATGGTTCTGCCTATTcgaaagaaaagcaaagaaagaaaaaagtaacagaAAATAACGTCAGTGCGCAGTCAcggatgcttttttttttttaaagctCGCTCGCGGGttgctttctctttttctgttgcttttgcttttgctttcAACCTCCAAGGCGGCACAGGCTACAGGTTTGACAGAGCACCCAAAATGTGCTTGCTTGCATTTCATTGCTATCTGTGGCTTGGCTTGGGGCGCCTACCCGTCCGTGCCCCCCTGACTTCCATACTTGCTGATTGCTGCAGTTGGTCTCAAAAACATTCAAGAGCAAAGCCCTCTGCCAAGGTCTTTCACGCAGATGCAGGTTCAGTAATGAACAATGATGCATGCTCATGGGCATGAGGCTAAGAACAAGTGCAGCTGCTTTCGACCGACCGAAAGCTCGCGCGTCCtccaatctttttttttttcttagacCAAGGTCACCGATTTAGGGAAGGCAGACACTTCGTTCCATTTCTAGATCTGGTCTAGTTGCTTTCTAGAAGCCCGTGGCTCGGTTAGCGGAAATGGCGCCTGCCGTTCGTTGATCATGGCTTGTTCTAGCCCAGAAGCAAATCCACACCTTATAGGAAACGTCTAATTGTCATCGTCGTTGTTTTATGTGCATCGTCTAAATACAATGCAATGTCTTTTGTGTGCGTGTCCCCTGCATGTCAGCGCCCACTAGTCCAAGGCACAAGTACAATGAAAAGTTGAGCTTCTCCGTCGGATAAGTACAAATGTGCTTCGACGATGCCTGCCGATAACTCGCTGGAGTTGCGCATATTTTCCTTTGCGGTTGGAGCGCTTGTGCGATGGCTTTTGCCGAGTATTGTTCGTGGTTCTAACTTTGGCATCTCTCGTAGTGAATCCCGATCAACTATGTTATGCTATTTTCAGGTTAGACGGGCGGGTTAATAACAACATGCAGCTGTATGTACTACGAGATATGCCATATGGGACCGAATGAATGACGATGACATATCTGGGCTCACTAATAGCCAGCCTGTCGATGCAAATTCCTCGGCATGTTCATATTTGTGATATTGATGTTTTCGGTAGTATACAAAGTTGGCGGGTAAAGCATGAGAGCcgcttcttttgttttgacCGTACGTTATGGAGGTTGCTTTTGCCAAAATTACTACATGGCACTGGATACGTTGTGACGTAAAGACAGGGCTGATAAACGTCATGCTATGTGCAGGATACTTCCATGCCTTGTACGTAGGTGCGGTGGTAATCTGTAACTTCTTCCTACCATATATGTTTATACACATGTTCCTTGAGCAGCCCCTTTACTGTGTCTGGCGGTGTTGCATCCTGCTCAGGCTTGAACCGAGGCAAAGCTGCACCGAAACCCAAATGCTGCCGCCGACCGTCACCATGCCGATGATAATGGCTTGCTAGCAATAGTGTGCTTGATTGATCATAAAAAGTGAAGATATCCTCGAACTGACCAAAAGACTATGCGTAGAATCATAAAAAATATACGTTAAATTCAACTTGTACCAAGCGCAGCCTTGATAGCACCACAAGCCACCCCCTATTGCTACTAATACCAAATATGTTCCCAAGGATAACTGGGGGCTACAGATTCGGCAAGGCTTACACCGGTCTGCAGGTACTGATGTGTAAAGGAGTGGACCAACACCAGAGAACGATTCTGGCGGTCACAGTTACACAACAGAAAACCGTTGATCGAAATGGATGTCTCAGCTTGTGGAGCAAGGCAGATGAAGACTTTGCCAGCTCAATGTCATATCTTGTAAGTTTTTAATGAGCATCGGACAGCTCTCATAGAGGCCAGAACAGTACTCATATCAGGAGAGAGTCAGAGAAACAAGAGTTCGTTGGGTCGTCGAAGAACTCATCGAACCGGCCAGCCAGCTTGGATGGATCGAGGCGCACAGCTTCAGGTGCTACCTCGAGGCCACAAGGGGGAGCAGTACACTGGGTACACTTGCTCGACTGAGGTTTCACAGGAGACAAGCATGGTTCGGAAGCATCCCGACGGTTGATGGTGCCAAGATATGGATATCTGTAGAGTAATCCAGGGGCTGCTCGAACAGGATAGAACTGATAGCAACGCCTCAAATACTTTTTACCTAGTTTGGACTGCAATAGGTAGGGACTGGGTTTTGGTAGAAATCTACACGTTGCTCAATACTGATGAAAGCCTACGGCCTCGCAGTCGACCAGAACCGTGGCATTCAGTCTTCTGGTTTGCTAATCCGCTGGCATGATGCCCATTCCGAGGCAAGCGTGGCTACATGTCAGGTTACACGTTCATAAATACCACATCATCCAGCATGCGATCGTCGTATACGGGCTCGCCATGCATGTCATAATGCAGGCCTGCATCTTTCCGATAATATTGACATGCTCCGTAACATATTCTTGTCTCAGATATATCCCGTCGGGCAGTGGCCTCAACTACCAGCATGTTGTGCCTCGAGACATAAACGTGACTTAGTACCTTGTGCCCCCTGCAACTGTCCATTTGAACATCTGCATCGACCTTAGTCCTCAAGCAAGTAAGCAAGTTGGTAGCGTCGTATACCGTATGCTTACGGGACGCAAATCATATGACCGAATCCGGAAAGCTGTGATACAGACACAACTCTTCTCAATAACTCGGCAAACATGCACGGAGCCAGCCAGCTGGATGGAAAATTAAGATTGCGGGCTTCTATCCCCTATGTAGCACCCTTTTTAACTAGGTACTGGTATCCTCTTACAGCTGAAAGCCCATAGAAGGGCTTCGGCTGGAGGATGGCGCCCTCAAGTGCGCTGACGATCCTTTGTAAAGACTTTGCCAGATAAACGCCTCGCTCAACAGCAGTTCGATATCCTTCTCAGTCCACTCCTTGGTAGGCAGTGACTGGAGAAACATCATAATCTCCTGAAAGTCCATCTTGGTCAACTTGGCAGACCATTTCACCAGGAACGCCGCGCAAACATATAGATGAAATTCGGAGAAGCCGTTTTCCTCGGCCTACGAAGTGGGATTGTTAGTGAAAGTCTCCAGTGTTTCGTGGTAGGAAGAAACAGATGATCCTCACCATGTACGTATCCCACATCCTGATTGTGTTCTTCACACTTATCTCCCGCATGAGCAGGCAGTTCATCCACCTGAAACTGAACTGTATAAACTCAACATTCTCTCTTTCCAAGTGCTTCGCCAGCTGCTCATCTATTCTAGCCGTCAGGTCCCGTAATGCGGAGACCTGCCGCTGGATCCCGGGCTGCGCCACTATGTAGTGGTCCTGGATGCCATCCAGCAGCTTCGTCAAGCACCAAAAGGTATCGGCCTCCACTGCGTCAAGGACGGCTCTCGGTAGCTGGCCCGGATCCATGCCTCTCTCAATGTCCGGGTCTGTAATGTAGGTACCCAGAAACACCTGCCAGAACGGTGTGACGAGGTCGTTGATACCCTGCACATAGCCACTAGCTGGGTGCCGCACGGCCCAAACATACAGTATTCTCTCGAGTGACCGCTGTGTGGCCTCGTACCCGTAAAGCTCAATGTGCGGGTTCGTGCGTGGCACATCGATGCTGATCTGATGCCATATCGCCTCATCCAGGCCCCTGCCACCCCTGCCCGGCGTCGATGCAGCGTTGCTGCTACTGTTACTGGGCTTGACACCACTGCCGCTTTCGAATGCTTGCCGCACACCATCAAGATACTCCTTGCGCTTGCGTTCAAGTACCGCAACACGCCTCTCGCTACTTGTTGGCAAATAGCTGAGCAGCAATTGCCAGGTCATGGCGCGTACTTCTTCCGGCACCCCAGACCACGCCAAAGCCCTCAGCTCTGTCAACGGTATCGAGGATGACTGTAGTATCTTTTTGAATTTATTGATTCTTGTTATCCTGGAGTTTGCCGCATCGATTTCCTTGGGTGTAGCATCGTGCGGCGTCGATGGGTGGCTGATCAGGTGTAGAGCATTGGCTGGGTCTTTCAGAATATCCTTATACTGTGGTCGTAATATCTTGCCTTCGCTCTTCTTGGATATCGGATATGCAGATGATGGTCGCTCAATTGCTATGTCGCCAGTGTCTTCGAATTGTCGCATCGCAAGTGGGCTTGTTACACCAGAATGACTGACGCTCCTCTCCTGCTCCTCCGCCATCCTCCGCGTGTTTCTCCTCTTTGTGCTGGAAAGGCTGGGGAGGCCAAAGTCATCGCCGTCGTCATCTCCATAATCCTCGTAATCATCGCCCTCGTCCATCTTCCAGTCATCGTTGGTCCTAGAGAGGAAGTTCACGTACGACTTGATCGGCGGCGAGCCCAGCCCAGGCGCCGGTCTTGAAGGCGGAGACGTCATGATGTTTTTCGGCGGTTTGGAAAGAGGAGCTGAGGGTGGTGTATGCAGTCGGGATTGTGGTCGTGAAGAGCTGCCCGAAACGTTTCTAAGGTTGGCGGGCAAATGTGCGCGTGCGCATTAGTTGAAGAGCAACGACCACCAGGATATGCAAACACAGATACAAACGCCTGAGCGCATACAGGGCATCAATTTTGAGCATATCGGCGTGCGAGTACGCTGCGCCAACGACTTTGCTCCCATCCCGACTCCGCGCCGAAGTCGAGGGCTGCCTCCAGAACGGAGACGCACTGCTAATACCGAGTCAGTCTTAGGGAAGCAAGCTTTGGTGGGTTAATAACATACTCTGATCGGTCTGTTCCCCGTGCCATTGTAGCTTTTAGCAACCTAGACCGTTGCAGAAAGACAAATGCACTTGCCAAGGGCAAGCATGTGAGGAGGGTTCACATACCGACTTGGACCATCTCCTGCTGCGGACCGTTACCGTCAGCATGTCAAGTAAGGCTCAATGGAAGCCACCGCCTATGGCCAAGCCAAGCAGAGAAAACGTGGGGCGGTGATGGCCTTACCTGCGGAGGGACCTTCTTGCCGCTCCCCGAGCCGGAGGAAAACATGACGCCTGAAATGTGAAGAGAAGCGGCCTGTGCTGCCTCTCCGGATGTTGTTTGGTACTAAGTCATTGCAAGGGCTCCGTCGGTCGGGATCTGTCTTCCCCAGTCTTGGATGTCTGGCCTCGATTGTTTGCGCGACTGGAGCTCCCGTGACGGCAGCACCAATTGATTGCCCCTCCCTGGTACCTCGCGCAACGACGCCAGGGCGGCCAGGGTGGGCTGAATTATGGGGCATGACCGCCCCGACTTGTCCTTCCGCTTAGCGCTGCCTGGCGCCAACTGTCGTCAGCACGgacccgcatgggattcttCGAAGCCTGAGGCAGCATTGCCAGGCACAGCCTGCCCGGGTGAGGCTCGGCCCGCGAATCTGAGCTCATGCAATTACGACCAGGACAAATCGACCAAGAAACATCCCGTCATAGCATCACCATATTTCGCGACGACCGAACAACTCTCGACGCTCCGAAAAACACCGACAAGATGGCGTAAGTCCTCTTTCGAAGATGCTTGGGAACATTTTGAGACGCATCATAATCCCCTCGCCGCCCCGACCGTCGCTCAATGGCACCCAAAAGTCAATCGTACGATCAGGCTGCGACCAGGTAGCTAACCTATGGCCTCCAACTGTAGCTTCGTCAACGCACCCAACAAAGTGCCTTACTACCAGCGCTTCTACCAGACCGCCTACCGCAACCACCAGCGCGTCTGGAAGATCGTGAGTCTCGACTCTTGAGGATACCGGAAGGATATCGTGGTACACCAATTGGACTCTGGCTCACATTACAACGTCATACAGCACCCGAGGAGCAGGTACATGCTTGTCCCCTACCTCGTTGGTCTTTGGGGAGGTCTTGGACGTAAGTGCATCTCTCTGGAATTCAAGGCTTTTGTGATTGAGGCTGACCATGACAAATTATAGTGAGCCTGTGGGGTCTTGGACGTAAGGCCGCTGGCTACAACTCCTATTTTGGCGAAAAATAGATCTGAGACATATCAGCGAGGTCTTCTGAGCATGTTAGAAGTTGTTGGGGTTGGAAGGCGAAACTGAGTGCCTTGGAAAAGAACGTATTCGAGCCTATAACAATGCCTCCAGGGGCAAATCTGCAGCATTCACTTTACTAGAGTCAGTCACGCTTTCGCCGAACGGGGTCATCCCTCAATAGCAGTGATACTTGTGATGCATATGTCCGATGTCAAGGCCTTTGTTGGCCGCCTAAACACAACGTCTAAAATACAATGGTATGTCGAATGGACGACATGATGAAAGTTTGAAGGGGCCATATATCTATAGCGAGCAACCCCAGGCCAATATTACCGACCTGCACTTACAGCTTGATGCAGCTTTGGTTGATTCAAAATCGGCCAAACCGCTCAAGTACAGCCCAGAACATCACACTCACTCATGCATTAGTAACCTTCAGCACCTGGCGCCTTCTCATCCTTTCGCAGGCTCGTGAGCAGCTCACGGAAACGCTCCTTTCCGGAACCAGCCGCACCGCCCTTGGCACCCTTGCCGGAAACGTCAACGATCTTAGAGATGCGCTCCCAGCTGGTGCCACCCGACGTGGTGTCCTCGCGGTTCTTGAGGAACTGTTCGGCGTCCTTGCGAGTCTGGTTAATGGtcttctccttcttgttGTTGTAGTTCTCATAGAATTCGTCAATGTTCTGCTGCGCCTCCTTGACCGTCTCGGCGCGCTGTTGTGCAAACTGCTCGGCCCGCTTGGCGTTCTGCTCATCCCGCTTCTGCCGCCACTCCTTAATGACCTCGggttcctcctcctcctctgtGTAGGCACCGAAACCTGAGTTGTAGCTGACTGATGGGCCAGTAATGGTTCCACTAGCACCGAGACCCTATACATGCAGGAATGAGTGGTCAGCAAGGCTGCGCGCAAACTGGACATTGACAGCGCGTAACATGGACTGGGCTTACCGAGTTTGGGCTCGCTAGATCTGGGAACTGGCTCTCGAACTCTGCGTTGCCAGAGTTGCCACCACCTCCGCCCAGCaggtcatcgtcgtcatcatcaccgCCATCCTCGACGGTTGCGAACTGGTTTGCGTCGTCTCCCAACAGCGCCTTCTCTCGCGCCAGAAAATCGTCGGCGGAGGGTTCTGCTGATGTGTCCTTGACTTCGGTTTGCACTGGAATTTGTGCAACTGTTAGAGGCCTTTGAATTCATTCTTTGCTAAGAATCTCAAGTCCCACTTACGACCCGAATCAAATTCGTCGAGGGAGGGAAACCGGTCCGCCATGTTGACGGGCAAGGTGTGATGTTGATTAGGTGGCCGAACTGGGGTATGTGGGAATCAGCCCTTGTGAAGATTCAGAATGTGTATGCGACAAAGATGGCACGGCTGGTGAGGATTTAATGCCGTTGATGATCGTGGGAGGACTTGTCTTGCACGGTGTAGTGATACAAATTAGCAGTCGTCGTTAGCACATATGCATCTACGGTA
The Pyricularia oryzae 70-15 chromosome 1, whole genome shotgun sequence DNA segment above includes these coding regions:
- a CDS encoding TBC1 domain family member 22A is translated as MARGTDRSDSASPFWRQPSTSARSRDGSKVVGAAYSHADMLKIDALNVSGSSSRPQSRLHTPPSAPLSKPPKNIMTSPPSRPAPGLGSPPIKSYVNFLSRTNDDWKMDEGDDYEDYGDDDGDDFGLPSLSSTKRRNTRRMAEEQERSVSHSGVTSPLAMRQFEDTGDIAIERPSSAYPISKKSEGKILRPQYKDILKDPANALHLISHPSTPHDATPKEIDAANSRITRINKFKKILQSSSIPLTELRALAWSGVPEEVRAMTWQLLLSYLPTSSERRVAVLERKRKEYLDGVRQAFESGSGVKPSNSSSNAASTPGRGGRGLDEAIWHQISIDVPRTNPHIELYGYEATQRSLERILYVWAVRHPASGYVQGINDLVTPFWQVFLGTYITDPDIERGMDPGQLPRAVLDAVEADTFWCLTKLLDGIQDHYIVAQPGIQRQVSALRDLTARIDEQLAKHLERENVEFIQFSFRWMNCLLMREISVKNTIRMWDTYMAEENGFSEFHLYVCAAFLVKWSAKLTKMDFQEIMMFLQSLPTKEWTEKDIELLLSEAFIWQSLYKGSSAHLRAPSSSRSPSMGFQL
- a CDS encoding clathrin light chain; translation: MADRFPSLDEFDSGLQTEVKDTSAEPSADDFLAREKALLGDDANQFATVEDGGDDDDDDLLGGGGGNSGNAEFESQFPDLASPNSGLGASGTITGPSVSYNSGFGAYTEEEEEPEVIKEWRQKRDEQNAKRAEQFAQQRAETVKEAQQNIDEFYENYNNKKEKTINQTRKDAEQFLKNREDTTSGGTSWERISKIVDVSGKGAKGGAAGSGKERFRELLTSLRKDEKAPGAEGY